A genomic segment from Alistipes senegalensis JC50 encodes:
- a CDS encoding purine-nucleoside phosphorylase: MLEEIKKTAAFIQAETRNFAPEVGIVLGTGLGDFADRIDTQFAIEYKQIPGFPVSTVEGHKGRMIFGTVEGRRVVAMQGRFHYYEGYTMQQVTFPVRVMQQLGIRYLFVSNASGGINTSFRVGDLMVITDHINLMPNPLIGPNIAELGPRFPDMHNCYDKSLIAAATKIAEEENIKLQYGVYVGGTGPTFETQAEYRYFKAIGGDAAGMSTVPEVIVARHMSIPVFGVSVITNCGLSDEVGDHEDVQRQGKKAGVRMEVLFRKMIKNLQ; the protein is encoded by the coding sequence ATGTTAGAGGAAATTAAGAAGACGGCCGCTTTCATTCAGGCCGAGACCCGGAATTTCGCGCCCGAAGTCGGCATCGTGCTCGGCACCGGGCTGGGCGATTTCGCCGACCGGATCGACACGCAGTTCGCCATCGAATACAAGCAGATACCCGGGTTCCCCGTCTCGACGGTCGAGGGTCACAAGGGCCGGATGATCTTCGGAACGGTCGAGGGTCGCAGGGTCGTGGCCATGCAGGGCCGCTTCCACTACTACGAGGGCTATACGATGCAGCAGGTGACCTTCCCCGTGCGCGTGATGCAGCAGCTGGGCATCCGATACCTCTTCGTGTCGAACGCCTCGGGGGGCATCAACACCTCGTTCCGCGTGGGCGACCTGATGGTCATCACCGACCATATCAACCTGATGCCCAATCCGCTGATCGGCCCCAACATCGCCGAGCTGGGGCCCCGCTTTCCGGACATGCACAACTGCTACGACAAGTCGCTGATCGCCGCGGCCACGAAGATCGCCGAGGAGGAGAATATCAAACTCCAGTACGGCGTCTATGTCGGCGGCACGGGCCCGACGTTCGAGACGCAGGCCGAGTACCGCTATTTCAAGGCCATCGGCGGCGATGCCGCGGGCATGTCAACCGTTCCCGAGGTGATCGTGGCGCGCCACATGTCGATCCCGGTCTTCGGCGTCTCGGTCATCACCAACTGCGGCCTTTCGGACGAAGTGGGCGACCACGAGGACGTGCAGCGTCAGGGCAAAAAGGCCGGGGTGCGCATGGAGGTTCTTTTCCGCAAAATGATTAAAAATCTTCAATAA
- the lpxK gene encoding tetraacyldisaccharide 4'-kinase: MLKILLAPAAVLYKAGVTFRHRLFDWGILKSEKFDIPIICIGNITVGGTGKTPMAEMVIAYMSQMHNVALLSRGYGRRTKGYREVRCDSHYRDVGDEPLQIKLKFPDTVVAVCEKRSDGIRRICAEHPEVDLIVMDDGFQHRYVEPKINVVMIDATRPIQHDRMLPLGTLRDLPEELHRAHYFVVTKCPERMAPIDRRILRKVLIQVAYQRVYFTRFESFMPQPLFVGEAPDEPLAQGRPVIALSGIGNPKPFLQTLRERYAVVAEMTLEDHHVYKVRDMNALKALLAKHPGAVIVTTEKDAVKMTNRKKIPEAVRRNLYYLPINISFIEDSATDFLQKLEEDVRGN, translated from the coding sequence ATGTTGAAAATTCTGCTCGCGCCTGCGGCTGTCCTCTATAAAGCGGGGGTGACGTTCCGTCACCGCCTCTTCGACTGGGGCATCCTCAAAAGCGAGAAGTTCGACATCCCGATCATCTGCATCGGCAACATCACCGTCGGCGGCACGGGCAAGACCCCGATGGCCGAAATGGTGATCGCTTACATGTCGCAGATGCACAACGTGGCGCTGCTCTCGCGCGGCTACGGGCGGCGTACGAAGGGCTACCGCGAGGTGCGCTGCGATTCGCACTACCGCGACGTGGGCGACGAACCGCTGCAAATCAAGCTCAAATTCCCCGACACGGTGGTCGCCGTCTGCGAGAAACGTTCCGACGGCATCCGCCGCATCTGCGCCGAACACCCCGAAGTCGATCTGATCGTGATGGACGACGGTTTCCAGCACCGCTACGTGGAGCCGAAGATCAATGTCGTGATGATCGACGCCACGCGCCCCATCCAGCATGACCGGATGTTGCCGCTGGGCACGCTGCGCGACCTGCCCGAAGAGCTGCACCGCGCCCATTATTTCGTGGTCACGAAGTGCCCCGAGCGGATGGCGCCCATCGACCGGCGCATTCTGCGCAAGGTGCTGATCCAGGTGGCCTACCAGCGGGTCTATTTCACCCGTTTCGAGAGTTTCATGCCCCAGCCGCTCTTCGTGGGCGAGGCTCCGGACGAACCGCTGGCCCAGGGGCGTCCGGTGATCGCCCTTTCGGGCATCGGCAACCCCAAACCCTTCCTGCAAACCCTCCGCGAACGCTATGCCGTCGTGGCTGAGATGACGCTCGAAGACCACCACGTCTACAAGGTCCGCGACATGAACGCCCTGAAAGCGCTGCTGGCGAAGCATCCCGGCGCGGTGATTGTAACGACGGAGAAAGATGCGGTGAAGATGACCAACCGGAAGAAGATTCCCGAGGCGGTCCGCCGCAACCTGTATTATCTACCGATAAATATTTCATTCATAGAGGATTCGGCAACGGATTTTCTGCAAAAACTGGAAGAAGATGTTAGAGGAAATTAA
- a CDS encoding M23 family metallopeptidase: MKNFRLTICALLLMTAGACNRTQGPAAGTEGAEEPRNLLYGIDADNYRIETGEVGSGETMGKILNGFGVSAYTVDRLDKASKEIFPLRNIRAGHKYAAFIHEDSLYAPHLDYLAYELSVTDYVVFGFHDNDSVSVRRDCKDYTLRRTKKSAVINSSLWGAIMEQDLPYALAAELEDIYQWTVDFFGIQKGDSFTVIYDERFIDDSVSVGIGRVWGAKFAQGGKEYYAIPFRQNGKIQYWEADGASLRKQMLKAPLKYSRISSKFTYARKHPIYKVYRPHTGVDYAAPKGTPVHAVADGTVIFKGWGGGGGNTLKIKHAGGLQTGYLHLSGYAKGITKGSRVAQGQLIGYVGSTGASTGPHLDYRVWKNGTPIDPLKIPQEPAEPISKENRPLFEYVRDRIAAELSGDVKPEERITQLDSLVLPAAAAQPRQ, from the coding sequence ATGAAAAATTTCAGACTCACGATATGCGCCCTGCTGCTCATGACCGCAGGCGCCTGCAACCGGACGCAGGGTCCGGCGGCCGGAACGGAAGGGGCGGAGGAGCCCCGCAACCTGCTTTACGGCATCGACGCCGACAACTACCGCATCGAAACGGGCGAAGTGGGGTCCGGGGAGACGATGGGCAAAATACTCAACGGATTCGGCGTCTCGGCCTACACGGTCGACCGGCTGGACAAAGCTTCGAAGGAGATTTTCCCGCTGCGCAACATCCGCGCGGGACACAAGTACGCCGCCTTCATCCACGAGGACTCGCTCTACGCCCCCCACCTCGACTACCTGGCCTACGAACTTTCGGTGACGGATTACGTGGTCTTCGGATTCCACGACAACGACTCGGTGTCGGTGCGCCGCGACTGCAAGGACTACACGCTGCGCCGCACGAAGAAAAGCGCCGTCATCAACTCCTCGCTCTGGGGCGCCATCATGGAGCAGGACCTGCCCTATGCGCTGGCCGCCGAGCTGGAGGACATCTACCAGTGGACGGTCGATTTCTTCGGCATCCAGAAGGGCGACAGCTTCACGGTGATCTACGACGAACGATTCATCGACGACTCGGTGTCGGTGGGCATCGGACGCGTCTGGGGCGCGAAATTCGCCCAGGGCGGCAAGGAGTATTACGCCATTCCGTTCCGTCAGAACGGCAAGATCCAGTACTGGGAGGCGGACGGCGCGAGCCTCCGCAAGCAGATGCTCAAAGCCCCGCTGAAATACTCGCGCATCAGTTCGAAATTCACCTACGCGCGCAAGCACCCCATATATAAGGTTTACCGGCCGCACACGGGCGTCGACTACGCCGCGCCGAAAGGCACCCCCGTACACGCCGTGGCCGACGGCACGGTGATCTTCAAAGGCTGGGGCGGCGGTGGCGGCAACACGCTCAAGATCAAGCATGCGGGCGGCCTGCAGACGGGTTACCTTCACCTGAGCGGCTATGCCAAGGGCATCACGAAAGGGTCGCGCGTGGCGCAGGGTCAGCTGATCGGCTACGTCGGATCGACGGGCGCTTCGACGGGTCCCCACCTCGACTACCGCGTGTGGAAGAACGGCACGCCGATCGATCCGCTGAAAATCCCGCAGGAACCCGCGGAGCCGATCTCGAAGGAGAACCGCCCGCTGTTCGAATACGTCCGCGACCGCATCGCGGCCGAACTTTCCGGCGACGTGAAGCCCGAAGAGCGGATCACACAGCTGGATTCGCTCGTCCTGCCTGCGGCCGCCGCACAACCCCGACAGTAA
- the ispD gene encoding 2-C-methyl-D-erythritol 4-phosphate cytidylyltransferase gives MESTGIIIVAGGSGRRAGGARPKQFAFLAGMPVLARTINNFAAAMPGAEIVAVLPEQHIEFWNNLAARFDVAAHTVAAGGAERFDSVRNGLAALTTDPELIAVQDGVRPLGTAEMIRRVAAAAARHGAAVPVVEAVDSFRETEGEPDAEGVVPSRIVDRRRLRIVQTPQFFRAEVLRRAYETEYRAEFTDDASVVEAAGYRVCLAEGERGNLKLTTPEDFTVAEALIAAREEAGEERATTDAEHL, from the coding sequence ATGGAAAGCACGGGAATCATTATCGTAGCCGGAGGCAGCGGGCGCCGCGCAGGAGGCGCCCGCCCCAAGCAGTTCGCGTTCCTCGCCGGAATGCCCGTACTGGCGCGCACGATCAACAACTTCGCCGCGGCGATGCCCGGGGCGGAGATCGTCGCCGTTCTGCCGGAGCAGCACATCGAATTCTGGAACAACCTCGCGGCCCGTTTCGACGTGGCGGCGCACACGGTCGCCGCAGGCGGCGCCGAGCGTTTCGACTCGGTCAGGAACGGGCTCGCGGCGCTGACGACCGATCCCGAACTGATCGCCGTGCAGGACGGCGTGCGTCCGCTGGGAACGGCCGAAATGATCCGCCGCGTGGCTGCCGCCGCGGCGCGCCACGGAGCCGCCGTCCCGGTCGTGGAGGCCGTGGATTCGTTCCGCGAAACGGAGGGGGAACCCGACGCGGAGGGCGTCGTACCCTCGCGGATCGTCGATCGGCGCCGGCTGCGCATCGTGCAGACCCCGCAGTTCTTCCGCGCCGAGGTGCTGCGCCGCGCCTACGAGACGGAGTACCGCGCGGAATTCACCGACGACGCCTCGGTGGTCGAAGCCGCCGGATACCGGGTGTGCCTGGCCGAGGGCGAGCGCGGAAACCTGAAACTCACCACCCCGGAGGATTTCACCGTCGCCGAGGCCCTGATCGCAGCCCGCGAGGAGGCCGGGGAAGAACGAGCAACGACCGATGCAGAGCATCTATAA
- a CDS encoding PH domain-containing protein, translating into MQSIYKYRFDRRTIYWTLVYLVVFILLGGLLYHLYEGGYLSAWFTSFIVALIALMSLSIPRRIVVSDKTVEIRCLLDITEIRRDEIASVRRVDARRMQWFVPIFGGCGFFGYYGHFIDLRRFDRVRLYASEWRNFVEITDIYEDRLYVSCADADRLVAELTPPGGNRPDDEEEEESGS; encoded by the coding sequence ATGCAGAGCATCTATAAATACCGTTTCGACCGTCGCACGATCTACTGGACGCTGGTCTACCTGGTGGTTTTCATCCTCCTGGGCGGACTGCTCTACCACCTGTACGAAGGGGGTTATCTCTCGGCGTGGTTCACGTCGTTCATCGTGGCGCTGATCGCCCTGATGTCGCTGTCGATCCCCCGCCGGATCGTCGTCTCGGACAAGACGGTCGAAATCCGCTGCCTGCTCGACATCACCGAGATCCGCCGCGACGAAATCGCCTCGGTGCGCCGCGTGGACGCCCGGCGGATGCAATGGTTCGTGCCGATCTTCGGCGGATGCGGATTCTTCGGCTACTACGGCCACTTCATCGACCTGCGCCGGTTCGACCGCGTGCGGCTCTACGCCTCGGAGTGGCGCAACTTCGTCGAGATAACGGACATCTACGAAGACCGGCTCTACGTCTCGTGCGCCGATGCCGACCGCCTCGTGGCCGAACTCACGCCGCCGGGCGGCAACCGTCCCGACGACGAAGAGGAGGAAGAAAGCGGCAGTTAA
- the rd gene encoding rubredoxin, which translates to MKKYRCVVCEWIYDPAVGDPDGGIAPGTPFEEIPDDWVCPVCGVDKSNFEEVAE; encoded by the coding sequence ATGAAAAAGTATCGTTGTGTAGTCTGCGAGTGGATCTACGATCCCGCAGTCGGCGATCCCGACGGAGGCATCGCCCCCGGAACGCCTTTCGAAGAGATTCCCGACGACTGGGTATGCCCCGTCTGCGGTGTGGACAAGAGCAATTTCGAAGAGGTCGCAGAGTAG
- a CDS encoding dipeptidyl-peptidase 3 family protein gives MKRLFTIVSMTSVIFAQTSCSQSPKGEAPWIVDRFDDIKVIRYEVPGFDELPLEEKELVYYLAEAAKCGRDIFFDQNCAVNLPVRRTLEVVYENYAGDRTTPEWKALEKYLKKVWFANGIHHHYSNDKFVPEFTESYFLGVCESIPVERFGELNGMIGMVCNAIFNPEMYKTRLNQRVGDDLLWTSSGNYYRNVRQAEAEKFYADMAAADAGNPEPVSYGLNSQLVKEEKTGRIYERVWKVGGMYSPAIEKIVYWLEKAQAVAKEPQKSNIAALVSYYKTGDLKEFDRYNIGWVKDTVSNVDFINGFIEDYGDPLGRKAAWEGNVNFMDKEACHRTEVISENAQWFEDHSPVAEAYRKPVVKGVSAKVITVAMLGGDCYPSTPIGINLPNADWIRKEYGSKSVTIDNITYAYDMAAHGNGFNEEFVLRAEDRERMDKYGKLADDLHTDLHECLGHGSGQLAPGVKGGELKSYGSTLEETRADLFGLYYLGDPKMVELGLVPSFDVAKAGYAKYILNGMMTQLARVELGKNVEESHMRNRKLISEWCYERGKADNVIEMVKENGKTYVVVNDFEKLRGLFGEMLREVQRIKSEGDYEAGRELVERYAVVVDPELHKEVRDRYYALNIEPYGGFVNPEFELVEKDGKVVDVKISYPANYVEQMLGYSKNYSFLPNVN, from the coding sequence ATGAAAAGGCTTTTTACCATTGTTTCTATGACATCTGTTATTTTTGCACAGACCTCGTGCAGCCAGTCGCCCAAAGGCGAGGCGCCGTGGATCGTCGATCGTTTCGACGACATCAAGGTCATCCGTTACGAAGTCCCCGGCTTCGACGAACTGCCCCTCGAAGAGAAGGAGCTCGTCTATTATCTGGCCGAGGCCGCCAAGTGCGGACGCGACATCTTCTTCGACCAGAACTGCGCCGTCAACCTCCCCGTGCGCCGCACGCTGGAGGTGGTCTATGAGAATTACGCCGGAGACCGCACGACGCCCGAATGGAAAGCGCTGGAGAAGTATCTGAAAAAGGTGTGGTTCGCCAACGGCATCCACCACCACTATTCGAACGACAAGTTCGTGCCCGAATTTACCGAGTCGTATTTCCTCGGCGTCTGCGAGTCGATTCCCGTGGAGCGTTTCGGCGAGCTGAACGGCATGATCGGCATGGTCTGCAATGCGATCTTCAATCCCGAGATGTACAAGACGCGGCTGAACCAGCGGGTCGGCGACGATCTGCTGTGGACCTCGTCGGGCAACTACTACCGCAACGTGCGCCAGGCCGAGGCCGAGAAGTTCTACGCCGACATGGCCGCCGCCGATGCGGGCAATCCCGAGCCGGTCTCCTACGGCCTGAACTCGCAGCTGGTGAAGGAGGAGAAGACGGGCCGCATCTACGAGCGGGTCTGGAAGGTGGGCGGCATGTATTCGCCGGCCATCGAGAAGATCGTCTACTGGCTCGAAAAGGCGCAGGCCGTGGCCAAAGAGCCGCAGAAGAGCAACATTGCGGCGCTCGTCAGCTACTATAAGACGGGCGATCTGAAAGAGTTCGACCGTTACAACATCGGCTGGGTGAAAGACACCGTGTCGAACGTCGATTTCATCAACGGCTTTATCGAGGACTACGGCGATCCGCTGGGCCGCAAGGCGGCGTGGGAAGGCAACGTCAACTTCATGGACAAGGAGGCTTGCCACCGCACGGAGGTCATCTCCGAGAACGCCCAGTGGTTCGAGGACCACTCGCCCGTGGCCGAGGCTTACCGCAAGCCGGTCGTGAAGGGCGTTTCGGCCAAGGTCATCACCGTGGCGATGCTGGGCGGCGACTGCTATCCCTCGACGCCCATCGGCATCAACCTCCCCAACGCCGACTGGATTCGCAAGGAGTACGGTTCGAAGTCGGTCACCATCGACAACATCACCTATGCCTATGATATGGCCGCCCACGGCAACGGTTTCAACGAGGAGTTCGTGCTCCGCGCCGAGGACCGCGAGCGGATGGACAAATACGGCAAGCTGGCCGACGACCTCCACACCGACCTTCACGAGTGTCTGGGCCACGGTTCGGGCCAGCTGGCGCCGGGCGTCAAGGGCGGCGAGTTGAAAAGCTACGGTTCGACGCTCGAAGAGACCCGCGCCGACCTCTTCGGCCTCTACTACCTGGGCGACCCGAAGATGGTCGAACTGGGGCTGGTTCCGTCGTTCGACGTGGCCAAGGCGGGCTATGCGAAATACATTCTGAACGGCATGATGACCCAGTTGGCGCGCGTCGAGCTGGGCAAGAACGTCGAGGAGTCGCACATGCGCAACCGCAAACTGATCTCCGAATGGTGCTACGAGCGCGGCAAGGCCGACAACGTGATCGAAATGGTAAAGGAGAACGGCAAGACCTACGTGGTGGTCAACGATTTCGAGAAGCTGCGCGGGCTCTTCGGCGAGATGCTCCGCGAGGTGCAGCGCATCAAATCCGAGGGTGATTACGAGGCCGGGCGCGAGCTGGTCGAGCGGTATGCCGTCGTGGTCGATCCCGAGCTGCACAAGGAGGTCCGCGACCGCTACTATGCGCTCAACATCGAGCCTTACGGCGGTTTCGTGAACCCCGAATTCGAACTGGTGGAGAAGGACGGCAAGGTCGTCGATGTGAAGATCTCCTACCCGGCGAATTACGTGGAGCAGATGCTCGGCTATTCGAAGAACTATTCGTTCCTGCCGAACGTCAATTAG
- the panC gene encoding pantoate--beta-alanine ligase: protein MKVFTSVKELRAELDRTEQSGIGFVPTMGALHAGHRSLVEHARKENATVVVSVFVNPTQFNDKNDLRHYPRTPEADRKLLEEAGADLVLMPSVEEIYPEEDTRVFDFGQIDKVMEGATRPGHFNGVAQVVSRLFDIVRPARAYFGEKDFQQIAVIKAMVAQLRLPVEIVECPIVRGDDGLALSSRNQLLDAPHRAAAPHIYAVLRRAAEKSHELTPAGLKAWVTAEVESDPRLKVIYYQSVDALTMQEVPAWDASERIQGCIAVQAGDIRLIDNIRIR from the coding sequence ATGAAAGTATTTACAAGCGTCAAGGAGCTTCGCGCCGAGTTGGACCGGACGGAGCAATCGGGCATCGGATTCGTTCCCACGATGGGCGCCCTGCATGCGGGGCACCGTTCGCTCGTCGAGCACGCGCGGAAGGAGAACGCCACAGTCGTCGTGAGCGTCTTCGTGAATCCCACGCAGTTCAACGACAAGAACGACCTCCGTCACTACCCCCGCACCCCGGAGGCGGACCGGAAACTCCTGGAGGAGGCCGGCGCGGACCTCGTGCTGATGCCCTCGGTCGAGGAGATCTACCCCGAGGAGGACACCCGGGTCTTCGACTTCGGGCAGATCGACAAGGTGATGGAGGGCGCGACGCGTCCCGGCCATTTCAACGGCGTGGCGCAGGTCGTCAGCCGCCTGTTCGACATCGTGCGTCCGGCGCGCGCCTATTTCGGGGAAAAGGATTTCCAGCAGATCGCCGTCATCAAGGCGATGGTGGCCCAGCTGCGGCTGCCGGTCGAGATCGTGGAGTGCCCGATCGTCCGCGGCGACGACGGGCTGGCGCTCTCCTCGCGCAATCAGCTGCTCGACGCCCCGCACCGCGCCGCCGCACCGCACATCTACGCCGTGCTGCGCCGTGCCGCGGAGAAATCGCACGAACTGACGCCCGCCGGACTGAAAGCGTGGGTGACGGCCGAGGTGGAGAGCGATCCGCGGCTCAAAGTGATCTACTACCAGTCGGTCGATGCGCTGACGATGCAGGAGGTGCCGGCATGGGACGCCTCGGAACGCATTCAGGGCTGCATCGCCGTACAGGCGGGAGACATCCGTTTAATCGACAATATCCGAATCCGATAA
- the panD gene encoding aspartate 1-decarboxylase, with product MKFQIEVIKSKIHRVTVTQADLNYVGSITIDEALMEAANMIEGEKVQIMDINNGERFETYIIKGERGSGCICLNGAAARKVQVGDVIIIASYALMDFEEAKQFRPWIVFPDTATNRLVE from the coding sequence ATGAAATTCCAGATTGAAGTCATCAAATCGAAGATCCACCGCGTAACGGTCACACAGGCCGACCTGAACTACGTGGGGAGCATCACCATCGACGAGGCGCTCATGGAAGCCGCCAACATGATCGAAGGCGAGAAGGTCCAGATTATGGACATCAATAACGGAGAGCGTTTCGAGACCTACATCATCAAGGGCGAGCGCGGCAGCGGCTGCATCTGCCTGAACGGCGCCGCGGCGCGCAAGGTGCAGGTCGGCGATGTCATCATCATCGCCTCCTATGCGCTGATGGATTTCGAGGAGGCCAAGCAATTCCGGCCGTGGATCGTATTCCCCGACACGGCGACCAACCGGCTCGTCGAATAA
- a CDS encoding DUF456 domain-containing protein, with translation MDITLSLLAFALSILGIIGCIVPALPGVVLSYAGLLCAYFTSYSQMGASALWLWLGVTVAVSVADYFLPAWMTRRFGGSRAGAIGATVGVFAGFFLFPPVGIFLGPFLGAVLGELLNDRSDVPKAFLIGFGSFLSFIVGTGIKIAASAGMLIHVAADTWPALRGWFAVTF, from the coding sequence ATGGACATCACGCTCTCCCTGCTCGCTTTCGCACTCTCGATACTGGGCATCATCGGTTGTATCGTGCCCGCCCTGCCGGGCGTGGTGCTGAGCTACGCGGGGCTTCTTTGCGCCTATTTCACCTCCTATTCCCAGATGGGCGCCTCGGCGCTGTGGCTGTGGCTCGGGGTGACCGTCGCCGTGAGCGTCGCGGACTATTTTCTCCCGGCATGGATGACGCGCCGCTTCGGCGGTTCGCGCGCGGGCGCCATCGGCGCCACGGTGGGCGTCTTCGCAGGGTTCTTCCTTTTCCCGCCCGTGGGCATCTTTCTCGGTCCCTTTCTGGGCGCCGTGCTGGGCGAACTGCTCAACGACCGCAGCGACGTGCCGAAAGCCTTTCTGATAGGGTTCGGTTCGTTCCTCTCGTTCATCGTCGGCACGGGGATCAAGATCGCCGCCTCGGCGGGCATGCTGATCCACGTCGCAGCCGACACATGGCCCGCGCTGAGAGGCTGGTTCGCAGTGACTTTCTGA
- the ahcY gene encoding adenosylhomocysteinase → MYLDLTLPYKVADMSLAEWGRKEIEISEHEMPGLMAVRRKYGPRKPLKGVRVMGSLHMTIQTAVLIETLVELGADVRWCSCNIFSTQDHAAAAIAAAGVPVFAWKGETLPEYWWCTAMALSFPGGKGPQLIVDDGGDATLLIHKGYKAENDASTLDYEPSSYEEEVILDTLKRILAEEPERWHRTVAEWKGVSEETTTGVHRLYQMQEAGELLVPAINVNDSCTKSKFDNLYGCRESLADGIKRATDVMIAGKVVVVCGYGDVGKGCARSMRSYGARVIVTEIDPICALQAAMEGFEVKTVESALAEGNIYVTCTGNCDIITLEHMEKMRDQAIVCNIGHFDNEIQMARLEKSAAVKLNIKPQVDKFTFPDGHSIFILAEGRLVNLGCATGHPSFVMSNSFTNQCLAQMELWEKRLEVGVYRLPKHLDEEVARLHLDNLGVELTHLTPKQAAYIGVPEEGPYKAEHYRY, encoded by the coding sequence ATGTATTTGGATTTGACACTTCCCTACAAGGTCGCCGACATGTCGCTGGCCGAGTGGGGCCGCAAGGAGATCGAGATCTCCGAGCACGAAATGCCGGGACTGATGGCCGTGCGCCGCAAATACGGGCCCCGGAAGCCGCTGAAGGGCGTGCGCGTGATGGGATCGCTGCACATGACCATCCAGACCGCCGTGCTGATCGAAACCCTCGTGGAGCTGGGCGCCGACGTGCGCTGGTGCTCGTGCAACATCTTCTCGACGCAGGACCATGCCGCCGCGGCCATCGCCGCCGCGGGCGTTCCGGTCTTCGCGTGGAAGGGCGAGACGCTGCCCGAGTACTGGTGGTGCACCGCCATGGCGCTCTCGTTCCCCGGCGGCAAGGGGCCGCAGCTGATCGTGGACGACGGCGGCGACGCCACGCTGTTGATTCACAAGGGCTATAAGGCCGAAAACGACGCCTCGACGCTCGACTACGAGCCCTCGTCCTACGAGGAGGAGGTGATTCTCGACACGCTGAAGCGGATTCTGGCCGAGGAGCCCGAAAGATGGCACCGTACGGTCGCCGAGTGGAAGGGTGTGAGCGAGGAAACCACCACGGGCGTACACCGCCTCTACCAGATGCAGGAGGCCGGCGAACTGCTCGTTCCGGCCATCAACGTCAACGATTCGTGCACCAAGTCGAAGTTCGACAACCTCTATGGCTGCCGCGAGTCGCTGGCCGACGGCATCAAGCGCGCTACGGACGTGATGATCGCCGGCAAGGTGGTCGTCGTGTGCGGTTACGGCGACGTGGGCAAGGGGTGCGCCCGCTCGATGCGTTCCTACGGTGCCCGGGTGATCGTCACGGAGATCGACCCCATCTGCGCCTTGCAGGCTGCGATGGAGGGCTTCGAGGTGAAGACCGTGGAGAGCGCGCTCGCCGAGGGCAACATCTACGTCACCTGCACCGGCAACTGCGACATCATCACGCTGGAACACATGGAGAAGATGCGCGATCAGGCCATCGTCTGCAACATCGGCCATTTCGACAACGAGATTCAGATGGCACGCCTCGAAAAATCGGCTGCCGTGAAACTGAACATCAAGCCGCAGGTCGATAAGTTCACCTTCCCCGACGGACATTCGATCTTCATTCTGGCGGAAGGGCGTCTGGTGAACCTCGGATGCGCCACGGGACACCCTTCGTTCGTGATGTCGAACTCCTTCACCAACCAGTGCCTCGCGCAGATGGAGTTGTGGGAGAAGCGTCTCGAAGTGGGGGTCTACCGCCTGCCGAAGCACCTCGACGAGGAGGTCGCACGCCTGCATCTGGACAATCTGGGCGTCGAACTGACACACCTGACTCCCAAGCAGGCTGCCTACATCGGCGTTCCCGAGGAGGGACCCTACAAGGCCGAGCACTACCGCTATTAG
- a CDS encoding riboflavin kinase: protein MERILIEGVVEHGRRLGRELGFPTANLAVPETVAADDGVYRSRAEVGGRIYDAMSNLGRNPSVGGVERRLETHIFDFGGELYGRPLRVELLEKIRDERRFATVEELREQIARDKEYILRNR from the coding sequence ATGGAACGGATTCTGATCGAGGGCGTTGTGGAGCACGGACGCCGGTTGGGGCGTGAGTTGGGTTTTCCGACGGCCAATCTGGCCGTTCCGGAGACGGTCGCGGCCGACGACGGGGTTTACCGTTCGCGGGCCGAGGTCGGGGGACGGATCTACGACGCGATGTCGAACCTGGGGCGCAACCCCTCGGTCGGAGGCGTCGAACGGCGTCTGGAGACCCATATTTTCGATTTCGGGGGCGAGCTGTACGGCCGTCCGCTGCGCGTCGAGCTGCTCGAAAAAATCCGCGACGAACGCAGGTTCGCCACGGTGGAGGAGCTTCGGGAGCAGATCGCCCGGGACAAGGAATATATTTTAAGAAACAGATAG